The following is a genomic window from Amycolatopsis acidiphila.
TCCGGCCGTTGAACGAGGACATGATCGCCTCGAGCGAGCGGATCGCGTAGTCCGCACCGAGGTAGGCGCGCAGGGTTTCCTGGGTGAGCGTGATGCGGTCCTCTCCTTGCACCCGGACGTAGGAGCCGCGGTCGATGACCTCGATCTCCTTCCCGGGGTTGTCGTCCTCGATCGCCGCGACGACCTTGTCGATCTCGTCGCCCATCCGCAGGATGGGCCCGACCGGGTTCCTCATTTCGCTCCCTTCGGCAGGTCGTACTCGACGCGGACGTGATCGTGCGGCACGATTCCCGCCTCGGCGACGGTCAGTTCCGGGGGAAGGCGCCGGCCGCGATGGAAGACCACCTTCTCGTAGGCCAGGGCCCGCACCCGCTTGCCTTCGACGTGGTGCGCGACCGCGGCGGCGACCTCGCGGATGGTGTTCGCGGTGGTGACCGGCACCAGGATCTGGACGAAGTCGGTGGCGAAGATCGCGTTGAGCGGC
Proteins encoded in this region:
- a CDS encoding MmoB/DmpM family protein, with amino-acid sequence MRNPVGPILRMGDEIDKVVAAIEDDNPGKEIEVIDRGSYVRVQGEDRITLTQETLRAYLGADYAIRSLEAIMSSFNGRIITTSDSITWEKVSARRDALAGKE
- a CDS encoding toluene-4-monooxygenase system B family protein, encoding MTESATTERDLQDQPPQLVPLNAIFATDFVQILVPVTTANTIREVAAAVAHHVEGKRVRALAYEKVVFHRGRRLPPELTVAEAGIVPHDHVRVEYDLPKGAK